GTATTGAGTCTGTCTCATGAAACTGACCCATCAATCtcaaggtttgtggaatgttattCTACTTCTCATGGTGTTGTCTTTGGCAGCATTGAAGTCTCTCTCCTAACTCCTTCCAGTTGTGCTCAGTGGGGTTTAAAATCAGTTgaacacaggtaagaacatatAGTATTGCCAAAAATGTCAATTATGAGCCACCACAGAATCTGCTGTCTGGGAAGTGGAAGCAGAAACACATCAATAAAAAGAGCACTCTGACGAGGTGTCCACGGATTGTGCTATTGGGCCCACAGCAACAAATCTTGTTCTTCTAGGAGGTTTCAGCATATTACCTCTGCAGCATATTGTATCACTGCTGATGAGCCTGTGCGGATGATCAGTTGTTTCTCGGGCCGTTTGTTCTGCTGTTCTAAACCGATCTCTCAGAGGATGCAGATGGATGTGCTGGTCCTGGACAGGGGAAACCACTCTAGGATGGCTTGCTCTGGGTCTGTCATCTACACATCTGGTCTGTGCTTCCTGTTGTTGGAGCCCTACAAATTGTGGAGTACAATTGTAGTAGAAACTTGACGAGAACTCATGCCACCTGAATATCCAAATTGTCAGGGATGTCTCCCTTTGGCAGATGGGGCATTATTTATTCAGCCAAATAAAAATGCTAACATACACATTCAACTCTTGTGTGCTCCAGTTATAGGCTCAATTCAGataaaaacaaactattttacCCATGTCTGATCAACTGGAATATTTATGCACTATTGGGAATTAGATTTTGAAGAAGCAgctcacattataaaatatcatgtAAACTGTATCTATTAATGGTGTGTTACTTTTGCTGGTCAGTATTTTTCAACAAGATTCCTTACTTAGAGTCTAAACAGATGCATAAACAGGATCTAATGTCAACTGAGGctgagagagaggaaaaaaaaaaaaaaaagtattgtctgCTGCTAAATACAGCTTAAGGATGCCAACAATTCTGCTATAAATTTCTTTACCAAACCAAAACAGggcattatttcttttttttaatacgaATTTTAGGTACCCAACTTGTCAAGTTACAACTCCAACTTAATACTGATTTCACCACTCGGTTAAAATTTAGACTTTAGGTTAAACATAACTAGCAATGAATGGTAAGCATAATACTCCATACTGTCCCATGGTTCTTCACAAAAGTACCTGAGCTGGCAGGAAGGGACGGAGACCATGGAGTTCCTTCAAAAAGGGAGTACAGCGAAGGCTCCTGGTGTGACAGGGAACAGGTTACCGGCTTTGTGCTGGTTGCCATGTTCTTACCATAGGCCTCACTGAAAATGCTGTTATTTTGATAGGTGTTCTCCTACAGGAGATAACATGAACAAAAAGTGTATAAAGTATGcatgcattacattttatataagaaATTCATAGTTCATATATTACACTTGCAACTTTCTGAAGTTAACTCATGATAACCAAGTTTTTAATTCATGTCACCAGTTTCAAGCACCTAATGCTTCCCAGTATGAAACTGGTTCACATGGCAGTTGCTTTCACTGCTCGTAAAGACTTCTGTAAGCATTCTTTAACTGACCTGAATCGAAAACCCAGACAAGGAGAGAAGTGATGAAGGCTGTGCTATCAGCTCTGATGGTCTTTCCAGCCTTAACTGATTTGGCAACTACAATAGAGAAAGTATACAATTActgcagcaaaaaacaaaaacagtaaatacaaaaaaaaaattaactgtaCAAATTATGCtgccattcattttaaaaagacaaaatatattttaaaaatcgctttactaaaagaaaaaacatgatacaacaaaaaaacaacaatgagcCTGGAGTTATGAATTCTAAGAATACTCTAATACAAACTTGtgtaacaaacacacaaacatggAAGTTGAAAATGGCATCAACAAAATGCAAAGAATGCCTATTGCCAGAactattattcagtactgtaaaCTGCCCTCAACATTTTATCCTGGGGAGGCTGCTAAAATGAACACATGAAGACAGAAGGCATTATATGAATATTAACtcatgtcaaaaaaaataaataaataaataaataaaaaagaggcGACTGAATAAAACCGGCAGAAGACTACATACAAATAGGTTTCTTCCAGAAGCAGTGCCTAGAGGGCCGGCCAAGGCCTGGTAAAAATCGTGTGGTTTAGTAAAGGCCAGCTCTTCCTCCTCAAAATCAGCTAAACGTTTTAACAGATCAGGAGGTAGAAGAGGGGAGTCCTACAAAGAGAGAGTGATAGAACAGTAGGAAgaagaacacacacagagaagtaAAATCAGACAAGTAGAAAGGCCGGAGGAGTTGAACAGGGTAGATATAACAAGCTtttattcagaagaaaaaaacagtaccTTTCTGATAGGTGCCTTCACACTACACtaagatacaaaaaaatacaaaaaaaaaaaaaaaaaaaacacatgcaagtCCCTGGACCACAAACTAATACATAATATTGCCTTGatgaataaaacaacaacaaaaaaaaaaaaacacctcacctcATTAACCATCTATTGTAtaagcttaaccctttgcggtcctatgtcggaccaggtccgacattacaattttccctttcaggtccaatgtcggaccctgtccgacatcatcaaaaagacttaaaaaacacatgtcattttttctccggaaaaagccgagaaccattcaatggccgagtgagaccgataagagctgagagaagccgaaaaaaaaagggacGGATCTGAGcaacacatagccccggcaccccAGAGATAaaacggacataaacaaacaagacagctgcttctgcatccagcgctatgaagaggtatgtgaaaaatacagcgaagggggggtggggcggggctggagatgcagtactgagtgtcctgttgatatgcagtgccttttaaacctgttttactgtgaatacttttaaacagcgtgtctaaaataaactgcgcgtgtgaaaataaattggacccgacgcgcctgagacgcactgaataaatggactgcaaaagggttaaagagcaacttggtatgggtatgaaatatcagtgtGTATTCTTGTTTCTATAGactttgtttaactttttttcagtcatcacatcctgttgACTTCTGGAGTTCTCAGAAGCATGTCTAAACTAAGCACATAAGGTCATAGAGtgctgcagggggacaggtttatGGTCACACACTGGTGTATCTTGTATAATTAGAGATTAGGCATGATTtaaacttctaaaaaaaaaagtcacccgatgtgacgactgaaacaaaaaaataaaactatacaaaaagttcTGTACCTTAAAATAAATACGACAATTAAGTAAAGGAGAGAGTATAAAAGGTGGCTTGTTACCTCAAAGGATGGCACCCTTGGTACACTGTCCTGGTCTGTGCGGAAGACCCCCTGTTGCCTCTTGACCAAGCGATCATTGTTTACTTGCTGTCCAATCATCTGCCTGTTGTCAGTCATGCGGTACGGAGAATCCCAGTAAAAATCCTGCGGTTTAACATCCGAAGTGCTCTGGGGAAAGGGTTCCACAGGGAACTGCCTGAGTTTCTTCTCCATATTaacctgctgttgctgctgcatttGTATGGTTTGAAGAGACTGCTCAAACAGCTTTAGTGGATCCTGAGTCTGCATGTAAAAGGACTGTTTTACAGGCATCTGTAATGGCATCTTTTGGATTGGTGGCTGTGTCTGGTGCTGATTCCACAGCTGGTTGGACTGGTCAGCTTGCATGTACTGCAGAGAAACAGATTTGTTAACATTTCCATTTATCTATCCATTCAACATATACACTGCAtagggttaaccctttgcggccctatgtcggaccaggtccgacattacaagttttcctttcctgtccgacatcaaaaagacatcaagcacaggtctcgagtcgttttttctccggaaaaagcagagaaaagctttcaatggccgagtgaggctgagagaagccaaaaaaaaaaaaaaataataataatatagttaggcggaactgagcaatacacagtgCCTTCAAGATAGCTGCTTcggcatccagtgctcaaagaatatcacagacatttgccaagctttttgagatgttatagtaataaaataatggcaAAAAATAGCATTATTGGAGGAGTttagtgataaaacgagtgatcaggagatgatttatcagtatgcactactaagaggagatatgtgataaatacagcaaacaaggagtggggcagggctggagatgcagtactgagtgtcctgttgatatgcagtgccttttaaacctgttatactatgaataaaataacttttaaaacagcgtgtgtaaaataaacagcgcatgtgaaaataaattggacctgacaggcgctgaataaatggaccgcaaagggttaaactattCTTGAAAGGTGACATACAAGTACATCGTGGCTTTCCTATATTACTGCAGGTTGTAAGACACCTTtgtcattttaattgtaaaatgtaaaaagctTTGCTTTACCTGCTGCATCCCAGGATAAGGGGGGCTTTTCCCAAGCTGCTGCACTGGTTTAGTTGGAGACTGCTGTTGCTGTAACATAGTCTGAACCTGAAGCTGAGCTGGAGGCTGCCCCTGTTGTGGTGGTgctgtgtgtggttgctgttgacCCTGTTGCTGTTGAGGTCCTTGATTCAAAGCCCCTGGCCCCGATGGCCTCTGCTGACTGTAGGGAATGTGTGACTGCTTCCCAGATTGGACTTGATTACCTGTCTGGGGATGGGTGGCAGACTGGAGGAAAGGTCCTGGTACAGATACCCCAGTTGAGAACGTGTAACCAGGGCTCATTGAAAAAGCAACTGGTGGAGGTATAACATACGCAGGTGGAGGGAATCCTGGAAGAGCATGATAAATAGGAATAGAATAAACaaaaattactaaaataaattaagaaaatatttttcaaagGCGGCTACATCAAACGAAATGATTACAGTATAGCAAAATCCTATCCTCCCTAGGTTTGTTTATAACTAAAgtcaattacattaaaaacaaataacaatgcaATAATATAGGTCCCTTGATAACATTAAAAAGATACAGATTTAATTTGTCAAATACCAAacaattaccgtattccttcgaatttaaggaCGCAGCCCAAAATTTTCCACCCTCAacttggcggggggggggggggggatcaaatataaagatgcatttactcatGTAAGAAGCGGTCTGCTGTCACACATAGTATTACAGTTATGCACTGCTTCTCATTTTCAGTTGTGATTACGCGCACTagtttttcttcctttttgtgaactgtagtATTGTTTGGCAAGTGGAAAAacacgggggtctgatcagaactgagcctaataacgaaacgctGACATTGTAAAAGcgtctcttcgaattcctcagaaAGTAATGACACTTTGTGATAGGGAGCACCATGCCGCTGGTTCAAATGCACTGTTGCTGTGATAAACAAGGCGGCTTGCCCTGAGCTGAGCTGACCTGATCGGGAGGTCCCGATTGGCTGAGGGGTGTGCCCAGGAAGCCTACGTCTGTTTAAGAACGCAGCAGCGCCAGTTCAAGGCTACTGCAAGGCCATAGCTACACAGACAGGCGCTCAgtgaaagcttgctttgtttacatcgaggagcGTCTGCTCCACAGGATAACTACTACTGAACCCTTCAACTGTCAGTCAGTCATTTTGCTGTTTGTGTGCTCGGGCAgtcgcatcactatactgtactctaaCTTAAGACGAAGGCCATTTTTGAGTAGGaatttggtttaaaaagtgtgtcttaaaatTAGAAGGAATATGGTATATTATTAAACCATTAACTTTACACTTGATGGAAGTAGTAGACATGTGTACAATAAACCAGTCAATCAAGATAAAATTAGTTTCTGTCCAAGTCctttaaaatacattgttattTAGCAAAAAAGTCTAACTGTCGATAATCCATAATACAGTTTTCAGTGCACCTGGTCTGCTGGGAAGTGGAGGAAAAGCTCCTGGGTGGTGAATTGGGATGAACTGTGAGGAGCTGCTAGTCTGAGTCTGAGTAACTGGAGTCTTCCTCACTTCAGATTGTGCCTTTACCTAAAAAATAATACTTTGTTTAATATATTCACATCTTCCAgtggaatatttttttaaaaaatcaggtaataaaaatgtttgtttttaaagttaaattaaattatataaatacacacattcatgtatatatttacatacatattCACACATGTTAACTGTTCTTCTAGCTGGATAATTACACTTGCTTTCATAGTAAATTATAAGAAAGCTCAGTACCTGCACTGCCACATTCTGCTTTCCTAGCTCTGTTGTCTTCTCATTGCTGTTTTTCTTAGGTTCACTCTTTCTCTTGTCTTTCTTTAAATCAGCTTTGTTTGCCATATTATTGCCTTTATTATAGTCCCTCCTTTCCTTCATGCCTTCTTTTAGATGGTGGTTTCTTGTCGGATCCCTGGACTGCTCCCTGGgcttaatattttctttgaatgtCACAACAGGTttctctccactctctgaacTGCAGTTCTGGGTCTTGCcaatagaaagtactgatttaAGTCCTTGACTGCCCTCGTTGGACGTTTGCTCTGCATTGGAAGATTCCTGCAAGACTGGACCATCTTTGTTCTCAGGCGGCTCCTCAATGGCCAGTTCTGGGATGTCAGTTACAAAAACAAGTCTATCCTCCTCACTTCTGCACTGAAGCAGCCTGGAAGGAGACCAATAGGATAGAGAGTCAAGTGCGAGTCCCATACTGCCAAAACTCATGCTCATAAGGTGATGCATCAAGTAGCAACCATTTCTACCAATGCCAAAGCACTGATTAAACACAAGTTAGTCATAACCAGCACAGTACCTGGGATGATTTTCTGTCACCCATTTTCCTAGACAGATCAGTCTCTGATGACGTGTCCTCAGTTGTTGACCTTCCTTGTCTACTACAAAGCCTTGGTGCCCCTTAAAGAAATCCAGGTTCCTATCATGAGcaaaagtaacaaaaacacacattacaggaCTTCGATGGCACATTTTGCCACTGGAAATCTAAAAGGTTGTGCCATTAGGTCAGGTGCATCTATGTTGATTGATGGTGGGCACTAAATTGCTCCTTGTTAAATGAGCTTTACAATTTGCATGCAGTACCGAAAACATCTCTAGTAGGGAGTGTGCAGA
The Acipenser ruthenus chromosome 10, fAciRut3.2 maternal haplotype, whole genome shotgun sequence DNA segment above includes these coding regions:
- the LOC117406028 gene encoding nonsense-mediated mRNA decay factor SMG7-like isoform X1, whose translation is MMNLCTQYLRQAEALKVDMTDSKLGPAEVWTSRQALQDLYQKMLVTDLEYALDKKVEQDLWNHAFKNQITTLQSQAKNRANPNRSEVQANLSLFLEAASGFYTQLLQELCTVFNVDLPCRVKSSQLGIISSKQTNTSAIVKPQPSSCSYICQHCLVHLGDIARYRNQTSQAESYYRHAAQLVPSNGQPYNQLAILASSKGDHLTTVFYYCRSIAVKFPFPAASTNLQKALSKALESRDEIKTKWSVSDFVKAFIKFHGHVYLSKSLEKLNTLREKLEEQFQKLILQKAFSSQQLVHITVINLFELHHLRDFSSETDDHNYSQDEQLSWIQLLALFMSFLGVMCSRALLNKNREETLGECPLPAIKVSLDWLKLRPVFHECSVNERQHIWPWLASLLNSFQPKEDDVSGASETPLPEEFELQGFLALRPALRYFLEFPLSISLRVRNLDFFKGHQGFVVDKEGQQLRTRHQRLICLGKWVTENHPRLLQCRSEEDRLVFVTDIPELAIEEPPENKDGPVLQESSNAEQTSNEGSQGLKSVLSIGKTQNCSSESGEKPVVTFKENIKPREQSRDPTRNHHLKEGMKERRDYNKGNNMANKADLKKDKRKSEPKKNSNEKTTELGKQNVAVQVKAQSEVRKTPVTQTQTSSSSQFIPIHHPGAFPPLPSRPGFPPPAYVIPPPVAFSMSPGYTFSTGVSVPGPFLQSATHPQTGNQVQSGKQSHIPYSQQRPSGPGALNQGPQQQQGQQQPHTAPPQQGQPPAQLQVQTMLQQQQSPTKPVQQLGKSPPYPGMQQYMQADQSNQLWNQHQTQPPIQKMPLQMPVKQSFYMQTQDPLKLFEQSLQTIQMQQQQQVNMEKKLRQFPVEPFPQSTSDVKPQDFYWDSPYRMTDNRQMIGQQVNNDRLVKRQQGVFRTDQDSVPRVPSFEDSPLLPPDLLKRLADFEEEELAFTKPHDFYQALAGPLGTASGRNLFLPNQLRLERPSELIAQPSSLLSLSGFSIQENTYQNNSIFSEAYGKNMATSTKPVTCSLSHQEPSLYSLFEGTPWSPSLPASSGLQQQEAQTRCVDDRPRASHPRVVSPVQDQHIHLHPLRDRFRTAEQTARETTDHPHRLISSDTICCRDHSTPASQSPHSSNPSSLPSSPPTHNHNSVPFSNFGPIGTPDSRDRRMADRWKMEKSAMSGFGLDYLPATSSSASENSWHQTSTPCSTWAAQESPMEESSTVLLDSLKSIWSSSMMHPGPSALEQLLMQQKQKQQRGHGTMNPPH
- the LOC117406028 gene encoding nonsense-mediated mRNA decay factor SMG7-like isoform X4 — its product is MMNLCTQYLRQAEALKVDMTDSKLGPAEVWTSRQALQDLYQKMLVTDLEYALDKKVEQDLWNHAFKNQITTLQSQAKNRANPNRSEVQANLSLFLEAASGFYTQLLQELCTVFNVDLPCRVKSSQLGIISSKQTNTSAIVKPQPSSCSYICQHCLVHLGDIARYRNQTSQAESYYRHAAQLVPSNGQPYNQLAILASSKGDHLTTVFYYCRSIAVKFPFPAASTNLQKALSKALESRDEIKTKWSVSDFVKAFIKFHGHVYLSKSLEKLNTLREKLEEQFQKLILQKAFSSQQLVHITVINLFELHHLRDFSSETDDHNYSQDEQLSWIQLLALFMSFLGVMCSRALLNKNREETLGECPLPAIKVSLDWLKLRPVFHECSVNERQHIWPWLASLLNSFQPKEDDVSGASETPLPEEFELQGFLALRPALRYFLEFPLSISLRVRNLDFFKGHQGFVVDKEGQQLRTRHQRLICLGKWVTENHPRLLQCRSEEDRLVFVTDIPELAIEEPPENKDGPVLQESSNAEQTSNEGSQGLKSVLSIGKTQNCSSESGEKPVVTFKENIKPREQSRDPTRNHHLKEGMKERRDYNKGNNMANKADLKKDKRKSEPKKNSNEKTTELGKQNVAVQVKAQSEVRKTPVTQTQTSSSSQFIPIHHPGAFPPLPSRPGFPPPAYVIPPPVAFSMSPGYTFSTGVSVPGPFLQSATHPQTGNQVQSGKQSHIPYSQQRPSGPGALNQGPQQQQGQQQPHTAPPQQGQPPAQLQVQTMLQQQQSPTKPVQQLGKSPPYPGMQQYMQADQSNQLWNQHQTQPPIQKMPLQMPVKQSFYMQTQDPLKLFEQSLQTIQMQQQQQVNMEKKLRQFPVEPFPQSTSDVKPQDFYWDSPYRMTDNRQMIGQQVNNDRLVKRQQGVFRTDQDSVPRVPSFELPNQLRLERPSELIAQPSSLLSLSGFSIQENTYQNNSIFSEAYGKNMATSTKPVTCSLSHQEPSLYSLFEGTPWSPSLPASSGLQQQEAQTRCVDDRPRASHPRVVSPVQDQHIHLHPLRDRFRTAEQTARETTDHPHRLISSDTICCRDHSTPASQSPHSSNPSSLPSSPPTHNHNSVPFSNFGPIGTPDSRDRRMADRWKMEKSAMSGFGLDYLPATSSSASENSWHQTSTPCSTWAAQESPMEESSTVLLDSLKSIWSSSMMHPGPSALEQLLMQQKQKQQRGHGTMNPPH
- the LOC117406028 gene encoding nonsense-mediated mRNA decay factor SMG7-like isoform X2, producing the protein MMNLCTQYLRQAEALKVDMTDSKLGPAEVWTSRQALQDLYQKMLVTDLEYALDKKVEQDLWNHAFKNQITTLQSQAKNRANPNRSEVQANLSLFLEAASGFYTQLLQELCTVFNVDLPCRVKSSQLGIISSKQTNTSAIVKPQPSSCSYICQHCLVHLGDIARYRNQTSQAESYYRHAAQLVPSNGQPYNQLAILASSKGDHLTTVFYYCRSIAVKFPFPAASTNLQKALSKALESRDEIKTKWSVSDFVKAFIKFHGHVYLSKSLEKLNTLREKLEEQFQKLILQKAFSSQQLVHITVINLFELHHLRDFSSETDDHNYSQDEQLSWIQLLALFMSFLGVMCSRALLNKNREETLGECPLPAIKVSLDWLKLRPVFHECSVNERQHIWPWLASLLNSFQPKEDDVSGASETPLPEEFELQGFLALRPALRNLDFFKGHQGFVVDKEGQQLRTRHQRLICLGKWVTENHPRLLQCRSEEDRLVFVTDIPELAIEEPPENKDGPVLQESSNAEQTSNEGSQGLKSVLSIGKTQNCSSESGEKPVVTFKENIKPREQSRDPTRNHHLKEGMKERRDYNKGNNMANKADLKKDKRKSEPKKNSNEKTTELGKQNVAVQVKAQSEVRKTPVTQTQTSSSSQFIPIHHPGAFPPLPSRPGFPPPAYVIPPPVAFSMSPGYTFSTGVSVPGPFLQSATHPQTGNQVQSGKQSHIPYSQQRPSGPGALNQGPQQQQGQQQPHTAPPQQGQPPAQLQVQTMLQQQQSPTKPVQQLGKSPPYPGMQQYMQADQSNQLWNQHQTQPPIQKMPLQMPVKQSFYMQTQDPLKLFEQSLQTIQMQQQQQVNMEKKLRQFPVEPFPQSTSDVKPQDFYWDSPYRMTDNRQMIGQQVNNDRLVKRQQGVFRTDQDSVPRVPSFEDSPLLPPDLLKRLADFEEEELAFTKPHDFYQALAGPLGTASGRNLFLPNQLRLERPSELIAQPSSLLSLSGFSIQENTYQNNSIFSEAYGKNMATSTKPVTCSLSHQEPSLYSLFEGTPWSPSLPASSGLQQQEAQTRCVDDRPRASHPRVVSPVQDQHIHLHPLRDRFRTAEQTARETTDHPHRLISSDTICCRDHSTPASQSPHSSNPSSLPSSPPTHNHNSVPFSNFGPIGTPDSRDRRMADRWKMEKSAMSGFGLDYLPATSSSASENSWHQTSTPCSTWAAQESPMEESSTVLLDSLKSIWSSSMMHPGPSALEQLLMQQKQKQQRGHGTMNPPH
- the LOC117406028 gene encoding nonsense-mediated mRNA decay factor SMG7-like isoform X7, with protein sequence MMNLCTQYLRQAEALKVDMTDSKLGPAEVWTSRQALQDLYQKMLVTDLEYALDKKVEQDLWNHAFKNQITTLQSQAKNRANPNRSEVQANLSLFLEAASGFYTQLLQELCTVFNVDLPCRVKSSQLGIISSKQTNTSAIVKPQPSSCSYICQHCLVHLGDIARYRNQTSQAESYYRHAAQLVPSNGQPYNQLAILASSKGDHLTTVFYYCRSIAVKFPFPAASTNLQKALSKALESRDEIKTKWSVSDFVKAFIKFHGHVYLSKSLEKLNTLREKLEEQFQKLILQKAFSSQQLVHITVINLFELHHLRDFSSETDDHNYSQDEQLSWIQLLALFMSFLGVMCSRALLNKNREETLGECPLPAIKVSLDWLKLRPVFHECSVNERQHIWPWLASLLNSFQPKEDDVSGASETPLPEEFELQGFLALRPALRNLDFFKGHQGFVVDKEGQQLRTRHQRLICLGKWVTENHPRLLQCRSEEDRLVFVTDIPELAIEEPPENKDGPVLQESSNAEQTSNEGSQGLKSVLSIGKTQNCSSESGEKPVVTFKENIKPREQSRDPTRNHHLKEGMKERRDYNKGNNMANKADLKKDKRKSEPKKNSNEKTTELGKQNVAVQVKAQSEVRKTPVTQTQTSSSSQFIPIHHPGAFPPLPSRPGFPPPAYVIPPPVAFSMSPGYTFSTGVSVPGPFLQSATHPQTGNQVQSGKQSHIPYSQQRPSGPGALNQGPQQQQGQQQPHTAPPQQGQPPAQLQVQTMLQQQQSPTKPVQQLGKSPPYPGMQQYMQADQSNQLWNQHQTQPPIQKMPLQMPVKQSFYMQTQDPLKLFEQSLQTIQMQQQQQVNMEKKLRQFPVEPFPQSTSDVKPQDFYWDSPYRMTDNRQMIGQQVNNDRLVKRQQGVFRTDQDSVPRVPSFEDSPLLPPDLLKRLADFEEEELAFTKPHDFYQALAGPLGTASGRNLFLPNQLRLERPSELIAQPSSLLSLSGFSIQENTYQNNSIFSEAYGKNMATSTKPVTCSLSHQEPSLYSLFEGTPWSPSLPASSDHSTPASQSPHSSNPSSLPSSPPTHNHNSVPFSNFGPIGTPDSRDRRMADRWKMEKSAMSGFGLDYLPATSSSASENSWHQTSTPCSTWAAQESPMEESSTVLLDSLKSIWSSSMMHPGPSALEQLLMQQKQKQQRGHGTMNPPH
- the LOC117406028 gene encoding nonsense-mediated mRNA decay factor SMG7-like isoform X3, with the translated sequence MTDSKLGPAEVWTSRQALQDLYQKMLVTDLEYALDKKVEQDLWNHAFKNQITTLQSQAKNRANPNRSEVQANLSLFLEAASGFYTQLLQELCTVFNVDLPCRVKSSQLGIISSKQTNTSAIVKPQPSSCSYICQHCLVHLGDIARYRNQTSQAESYYRHAAQLVPSNGQPYNQLAILASSKGDHLTTVFYYCRSIAVKFPFPAASTNLQKALSKALESRDEIKTKWSVSDFVKAFIKFHGHVYLSKSLEKLNTLREKLEEQFQKLILQKAFSSQQLVHITVINLFELHHLRDFSSETDDHNYSQDEQLSWIQLLALFMSFLGVMCSRALLNKNREETLGECPLPAIKVSLDWLKLRPVFHECSVNERQHIWPWLASLLNSFQPKEDDVSGASETPLPEEFELQGFLALRPALRYFLEFPLSISLRVRNLDFFKGHQGFVVDKEGQQLRTRHQRLICLGKWVTENHPRLLQCRSEEDRLVFVTDIPELAIEEPPENKDGPVLQESSNAEQTSNEGSQGLKSVLSIGKTQNCSSESGEKPVVTFKENIKPREQSRDPTRNHHLKEGMKERRDYNKGNNMANKADLKKDKRKSEPKKNSNEKTTELGKQNVAVQVKAQSEVRKTPVTQTQTSSSSQFIPIHHPGAFPPLPSRPGFPPPAYVIPPPVAFSMSPGYTFSTGVSVPGPFLQSATHPQTGNQVQSGKQSHIPYSQQRPSGPGALNQGPQQQQGQQQPHTAPPQQGQPPAQLQVQTMLQQQQSPTKPVQQLGKSPPYPGMQQYMQADQSNQLWNQHQTQPPIQKMPLQMPVKQSFYMQTQDPLKLFEQSLQTIQMQQQQQVNMEKKLRQFPVEPFPQSTSDVKPQDFYWDSPYRMTDNRQMIGQQVNNDRLVKRQQGVFRTDQDSVPRVPSFEDSPLLPPDLLKRLADFEEEELAFTKPHDFYQALAGPLGTASGRNLFLPNQLRLERPSELIAQPSSLLSLSGFSIQENTYQNNSIFSEAYGKNMATSTKPVTCSLSHQEPSLYSLFEGTPWSPSLPASSGLQQQEAQTRCVDDRPRASHPRVVSPVQDQHIHLHPLRDRFRTAEQTARETTDHPHRLISSDTICCRDHSTPASQSPHSSNPSSLPSSPPTHNHNSVPFSNFGPIGTPDSRDRRMADRWKMEKSAMSGFGLDYLPATSSSASENSWHQTSTPCSTWAAQESPMEESSTVLLDSLKSIWSSSMMHPGPSALEQLLMQQKQKQQRGHGTMNPPH
- the LOC117406028 gene encoding nonsense-mediated mRNA decay factor SMG7-like isoform X5, which translates into the protein MMNLCTQYLRQAEALKVDMTDSKLGPAEVWTSRQALQDLYQKMLVTDLEYALDKKVEQDLWNHAFKNQITTLQSQAKNRANPNRSEVQANLSLFLEAASGFYTQLLQELCTVFNVDLPCRVKSSQLGIISSKQTNTSAIVKPQPSSCSYICQHCLVHLGDIARYRNQTSQAESYYRHAAQLVPSNGQPYNQLAILASSKGDHLTTVFYYCRSIAVKFPFPAASTNLQKALSKALESRDEIKTKWSVSDFVKAFIKFHGHVYLSKSLEKLNTLREKLEEQFQKLILQKAFSSQQLVHITVINLFELHHLRDFSSETDDHNYSQDEQLSWIQLLALFMSFLGVMCSRALLNKNREETLGECPLPAIKVSLDWLKLRPVFHECSVNERQHIWPWLASLLNSFQPKEDDVSGASETPLPEEFELQGFLALRPALRYFLEFPLSISLRVRNLDFFKGHQGFVVDKEGQQLRTRHQRLICLGKWVTENHPRLLQCRSEEDRLVFVTDIPELAIEEPPENKDGPVLQESSNAEQTSNEGSQGLKSVLSIGKTQNCSSESGEKPVVTFKENIKPREQSRDPTRNHHLKEGMKERRDYNKGNNMANKADLKKDKRKSEPKKNSNEKTTELGKQNVAVQVKAQSEVRKTPVTQTQTSSSSQFIPIHHPGAFPPLPSRPGFPPPAYVIPPPVAFSMSPGYTFSTGVSVPGPFLQSATHPQTGNQVQSGKQSHIPYSQQRPSGPGALNQGPQQQQGQQQPHTAPPQQGQPPAQLQVQTMLQQQQSPTKPVQQLGKSPPYPGMQQYMQADQSNQLWNQHQTQPPIQKMPLQMPVKQSFYMQTQDPLKLFEQSLQTIQMQQQQQVNMEKKLRQFPVEPFPQSTSDVKPQDFYWDSPYRMTDNRQMIGQQVNNDRLVKRQQGVFRTDQDSVPRVPSFEDSPLLPPDLLKRLADFEEEELAFTKPHDFYQALAGPLGTASGRNLFLPNQLRLERPSELIAQPSSLLSLSGFSIQENTYQNNSIFSEAYGKNMATSTKPVTCSLSHQEPSLYSLFEGTPWSPSLPASSDHSTPASQSPHSSNPSSLPSSPPTHNHNSVPFSNFGPIGTPDSRDRRMADRWKMEKSAMSGFGLDYLPATSSSASENSWHQTSTPCSTWAAQESPMEESSTVLLDSLKSIWSSSMMHPGPSALEQLLMQQKQKQQRGHGTMNPPH